A window of Saimiri boliviensis isolate mSaiBol1 chromosome 1, mSaiBol1.pri, whole genome shotgun sequence genomic DNA:
TTTGACTGGTGTAGAAAACCATCCACCACAGTGTTTCAATAGAGAAATGAGCCGAGAGTTCCAATCAACccatttatttacaaatttaagACTATAAGATGGGAGAATCCTCTCAACCCTTTAAACAGCAAGAAAGTTCTgccaactattttatttttacagggaACCAGATTTTGAtctttaaagaattatttaatttccaagtaATAAAAGGGAActgctgctttctttttccttctttctttttttttttttctcagacagtcttgctctgttgcccaggctggagtacagtggtgtaatattggctcactacaacctctgcctcccaggttcaagtgattctcctgcctcagcctcccaagtagctgggattacaggcacctgccacaaagcccagctaatttttgtctttttagtacagctggggtttcaccattttggccaggctggtcttgaactcctgacctcaagtgttctgcccgccttggcctccccaagcgctaggattacaggagtgagccaccatgtccagctgaatTCTGCTTCATTTTAATCTGCTCACACTCCTTTTTCAACTAAGTAACAGTGTGAAGACTCACCTTTCTCCTCACCCAAAGGCCACAATGAAGTCGAAGAAACCTGTAGATGACAGCTTTCACagtctttctcttgccttttcgTGTACTGAAGTACGTTAGAGATCTGACTGGCAGCTTCAGGACACTTGGAAGCAAGGGGGCcactctaaaatatatttaaaaatttttagcttGTAATCAGACTGATATAAAGGATTAAAATTCATATCTCTAATAAGAAATGAGTGAAGCTACTCCAATGGAATGGAGCTAACTTTTCATATACAATGTTACTTCAAATGATCCACGAGACTAATCATGAATAAGAATAGCAACCATCACCAACTTACAAGTGTTCTAAAACCCACCCCCTCAGTCCCTGTGAAAGAATTCACTCTATTATCATACTTTAATTTCTTACCCATCTTCCCACCAGATTGCAAACTCCTTGAGGACTTCAACTTGCTTATTCTTATGTCCTTTTTGCCAAGTACAATGCTAGGCACCCAGGGGTGTTTAACTGAATATTTGCTGACTGAATGACCAACACACGCAACCCAGCCTTATAAGCTGAGCATCTTGTTCACCCTCCACTTTGGATGACAGCGTCCATGCAGGAAAGCATACATACAGCATCAGAAGCGTGCTGTGTTTGGCACTTTCCTGCTGCAGGCACCTAGATACATGGATGTTAGTTAGAGTCTCCCACTGAATCAAGTAGAAGTCTGCATAACTAACTGCAGGTAGGCAAAGAATATCACCTATTTCTAGGATACCTTTGCAGGCATAAATATCTCGGAAAGTTTGCCTAAGCATCACATTTACTGAAACATACCctgccagctgggcatggtagctcatgcctgtaatcccagaactctgggagactgaggcagccagatcccgaggtcaggagtttgagaccagcctggccaatatggtgaaaccccatctctacaaaaaatacaaaaattagtcgtaTGCAGTGGCGctcacctatagtcctagctactcaggaggctgaggcagaagaatcgcttaaacccaggaagtggaggttgcagtgagccgagatcatgccacggcactccagcctgggtgacagagtgagactccatctcaaaaaaaaaaaaaaaaaaaggaaatatactcTACCTATTAAGGGTCACTGAAGTATGCCCACATGTCAGGTTTCTCTCAGATGTGGTAAGTCTGGAAGTGGAGGAAACAACTGGTGTCTGAATATGACCAAAACGTCCAGTGGACAATGCAGAAATAAGAGAGGCATTCTTGACACAGTTT
This region includes:
- the MRPL35 gene encoding large ribosomal subunit protein bL35m isoform X2 is translated as MAACAFAGVMRTASGILRHLNILTSSTYRNCVKNASLISALSTGRFGHIQTPVVSSTSRLTTSERNLTCGHTSVTLNRVAPLLPSVLKLPVRSLTYFSTRKGKRKTVKAVIYRFLRLHCGLWVRRKAGYKKKLWKKEPVRKKRLREFVFCNKTQSKLLDKMTTSFWKRRNWYFPICK